The genome window ATTGATACATcgatatttaaaatatttatgactcAAGTTGGGCATACCAGATCCCTTGGATTTTCACTTCCTTGGGAGCCTTTGCCCCCAAATCAGTATCAGATGGCTGAACGCTCTCGAACACTCCAATCACCTCTCCGGTCTCTGGCTTGCTCTGGGTAACACTCAAGGTAATCTTTCCTGTTGAAGATGAAGCATTTTTGACATTCTCCTTCTCGAGTTCCTCCTCGTCTCCTCTCCCACCAGCAGGCAATGCAACTGCATTGTCATAACCAGTAGATCCACCTCTTCCCTTTGGGTCAAGGAAAGATGAACCCCTGTATGATGGCACTAGAAACTCTCCACTAAAGCTGGATGGCTTTCCAGTGGCAACAAGCTGCTTGATGGTAAAGAGAAAGGGCACACGCTCACCGCCAGGAAGTTGAACTGTTACAGCAGCATAGTCGATCCCATCCTTTTCCTCAAACTTAACTGTGCCATCAGGCGAGACTTCAAAGGGTCCCTCGATCTCATCCAGGGTGTATGTCAAACGGGTCATCAGCTTGGTGTTTTGGAATTCTGGCGGGGCATTCTTGCTCACACCCTCAGCCTTCACAGTGAATGATGTTGGCTCTAAACAGAACTTCTTCGCATTGTATTTGCCTGGCTTGAACGCAAAGCTGTCAACACCCCCTTCAATCGTCGGGCACTGGTTAGCAGTTCCAGATCCCTTCACTTCCAAGTAAGTCTTGCTCTGGATCTCATCGAATGTTAGCCGTTTTGGAACTCCTTCAGCATTTGCTCCCTGTATATCCAATAACTCATCCAAATTCATACTAAAACAAGGGGAAAGCAAGATAAGAGAGTGCATATATAACTTTGATGATAACATTCATACCCTTATAGAAAGGACAACATTCATCAATCCCAGAATTACAATTGGATGTAATTAGCATAATCAAGAATAGACTAAGGTCTAGAGGTTTCATCAACAGTTTCCAGTAATCATACTATTCTTGAAAGGTATGCTGTTTGCCTGTTTTCTAATTCAGACAATGAGATATAGAATTACTCTGTGCATTATTCAAACTGATCAAACAATCATTGGCATAGATCCATAgctatatactatttttttttgaatgctattgactctattacattgtagtatctgttgatctatactttctcaacctattgaagcacaaagagtcaacaacaCTTTCAgcttgatctcatgacctcccatatgggaggtcactacatgccatctgagcacaaagtgcttggcATAGCTATATACTATATTACAGTAACTCTACATGAAAATAACATTCCAATACTTATTCTATACAGGTTATGAAGAAGTTATAGCAAAGGTGAAAGTTAGAACATACTGAGACAACAAGGGCAGAAGTGGCAAGAGCAAAGCCAGCAACTTTGGCAGCATCAGAGCACCTCTGAGCCAAGTCCTTGAGATCAGCCTGCAGGGAGCAAGTGAGCCTGGAAGTGCCCGGTTCGACGCCAAAGGCTTTGCTGACACTCAGAGCAGACCTCAACTGGTTAGTGCTTCTTCCTTGAACACCAACCTTGGCTGGTTGCATAAGAGTTGCAGCTGCTTGTAGTGAGGCTGCCATtgttttttttgtggttttgaTCAGATC of Ipomoea triloba cultivar NCNSP0323 chromosome 3, ASM357664v1 contains these proteins:
- the LOC116012707 gene encoding oxygen-evolving enhancer protein 1, chloroplastic yields the protein MAASLQAAATLMQPAKVGVQGRSTNQLRSALSVSKAFGVEPGTSRLTCSLQADLKDLAQRCSDAAKVAGFALATSALVVSGANAEGVPKRLTFDEIQSKTYLEVKGSGTANQCPTIEGGVDSFAFKPGKYNAKKFCLEPTSFTVKAEGVSKNAPPEFQNTKLMTRLTYTLDEIEGPFEVSPDGTVKFEEKDGIDYAAVTVQLPGGERVPFLFTIKQLVATGKPSSFSGEFLVPSYRGSSFLDPKGRGGSTGYDNAVALPAGGRGDEEELEKENVKNASSSTGKITLSVTQSKPETGEVIGVFESVQPSDTDLGAKAPKEVKIQGIWYAQLES